One part of the Populus alba chromosome 18, ASM523922v2, whole genome shotgun sequence genome encodes these proteins:
- the LOC118034268 gene encoding probable LRR receptor-like serine/threonine-protein kinase At4g30520 — translation MEELVDKELGSNFCRIEVGEMLQVALLCTQFLPAHCLKMSKVVWMLKGDGLAEKWATTHSHCNSTMSLSHPSNNNKSTTSTSKHDESGLNRSSSMFGTTMDEDDDEHFLDSYAMELSSPR, via the coding sequence atggaagaGTTGGTGGACAAAGAGCTGGGGAGCAACTTCTGTCGCATTGAGGTGGGGGAGATGTTACAAGTGGCGCTTTTATGCACTCAATTCCTGCCAGCTCACTGTCTTAAAATGTCTAAAGTGGTCTGGATGCTTAAAGGTGATGGTCTCGCCGAGAAATGGGCTACAACACACAGTCATTGTAATTCCACAATGAGCCTCTCCCATCCTAGCAACAATAACAAAAGCACTACCTCTACTTCAAAACATGATGAAAGTGGTCTTAATCGTTCCAGCAGCATGTTTGGAACTACAATGGATGAGGATGATGACGAGCACTTTTTGGATTCCTATGCAATGGAACTCTCTAGTCCAAGATAA